One Primulina huaijiensis isolate GDHJ02 chromosome 8, ASM1229523v2, whole genome shotgun sequence genomic region harbors:
- the LOC140982889 gene encoding vesicle-associated membrane protein 727 yields MSPKGLIYSFVAKGTVVLAEHTPYSGNFSTIAVQCLQKLPSNSSKYTYSCDGHTFNFLLENGFVFLVVADESMGRSVPFVFLEKVKDDFKQRYGDSIKNDGQHPLADDDEDDDLFEDRFSIAYNLDREFGPRLKEHMEYCMNHPEEINKLSKLKAQITEVKGIMMDNIEKVLDRGEKIELLVDKTENLQFQADSFQRQGRQLRRKMWLQNLHMKLMVGGAVLVLLFIIWFIFH; encoded by the exons ATGAGTCCAAAAGGTTTGATTTACAGCTTCGTTGCGAAAGGGACCGTTGTTCTGGCCGAGCACACTCCTTATTCTGGAAACTTCAGTACAATTGCCGTTCAATGCTTGCAAAAGCTTCCTTCGAATAGCAGCAAGTATACTTACTCGTGCGATGGTCACACGTTCAATTTCCTCCTCGAAAATGGATTTG TCTTCCTCGTAGTTGCTGACGAATCAATGGGAAGAAGTGTACCTTTCGTATTTCTTGAGAAAGTGAAGGATGATTTCAAACAACGGTATGGAGACAGCATCAAGAATGACGGTCAACACCCTCTAGCAGATGATGATGAGGACGATGATTTGTTTGAGGATCGATTTAGCATTGCGTATAATCTTGACCGAGAATTTGG GCCAAGGCTTAAAGAGCACATGGAATATTGCATGAATCATcctgaagaaattaataagctATCCAAATTGAAGGCACAAATAACAGAGGTCAAAGGGATAATGATGGACAACATAGAGAAG GTTTTGGATCGTGGTGAGAAGATTGAACTACTGGTTGATAAAACAGAAAATCTTCAGTTCCAG GCTGACAGCTTCCAAAGGCAAGGAAGGCAGCTGCGTCGTAAAATGTGGCTGCAAAATCTTCACATGAAGCTGATGGTCGGAGGAGCTGTTCTCGTCCTGCTCTTCATCATTTGGTTCATATTTCACTAA